The region GAAGCACTGACTCTTGTTGAAACTAGAGGATACTGCGCACGATGATGCGGGAATTGGTTGTTGGCAAATTGGGTCGATAACATGAGAATCAAAATTAAAAATACATatgaattattttatatgattatGTATCTCTCCTATATAAAAAAGAAGTAAAATTCCTGTTCCACTTCCATTTCATCAAGCCCTCCCACATCGTTCCTCCCATCTCCCACACTTGGTTTTTCCTCCCCATTTTCCCTAACCTCCTTGCCCTAGAGATCCCCCCTCCCTCCATGCATGATCTCACCCAAACCATCCGTGTGGTTGACGCACGCCCAACGTCTTCTGCCGCCGCACGACGTCCCCATCCGTGCAAAGCCTGTCACCTCATTGCTCATGGCTGCCTCGAGCTCTCGCACTTCCATCCACCGCTGCAGGTCGCAGTCTTTGTCCCTTCGAAGTGCAGCACACCCCTGATCGCCGCCGATAAGTGTTGACGATGAGGTCCTCTGCAATATCGATATGTGGTTTTGGGTGGCGAGCACCTGACCATGTCGCCTCGGCCGCAGGCACATGATGCTCCTTATGCTAGTTAGCCATATGTATGTAGGCTTTCATTCAGTTTTTCTCTAGTTAACCAAGTATCTCGATTTTCTTATACTGCATCGACAAACCTCCCGCCTTGCTTCGTTTGTTAGGAAAAATAAATTGATAATTCAAGGGATTTTATTAGTCCAAAATAATTCGGAGgaaaagtaagccaagtgaataATGTCTACACTTATCCCTTATTTGTTTCTAACCCCCAATGCATATCCACCTTCCACATCTAATAATTTCTCACTCTCAAAGCGAATAGAAAAATCTTTCCAGCATTACTTGAACTCGCAACATTAAGCTCGACAAATGCAAGTTTTACCAATAAACAAACTAACATCACTATAAAATGTGACATTATGAATGGCTTGGTAAAAGAGAGAATTTTTGGAGCACCGCGgactcctcctcctctggcgctcCCACAGGCGGCAGgggaggaaccctagccgccggccacctcaccacatctcctctcctcctcctcctcctcctcccgacgCCGCCAGAGGGCGCGCCCAGGCGAAGCCCGACCGGCGGCGGCNNNNNNNNNNNNNNNNNNNNNNNNNNNNNNNNNNNNNNNNNNNNNNNNNNNNNNNNNNNNNNNNNNNNNNNNNNNNNNNNNNNNNNNNNNNNNNNNNNNNNNNNNNNNNNNNNNNNNNNNNNNNNNNNNNNNNNNNNNNNNNNNNNNNNNNGCGGGAGGGCTGACACGGGCCGGCCGACCTGGATCTGGTCGTGGCGTTCTCGCGGGGCGCCGCGGCACGGCCCCTCATTGGCGCAGGTGATGGCGCGTGGGTGTGCTGGTGGCGTGACGGGCGGTGGTTCGGTGGTGCTCGGCTGGTGTGGTGACGGCGTCGGCTCGATCCAGATCCGATAGGAGCGGGCTGCGGGCGGTGAGGGCTGCGGGTGGCTTCCTTCGCCGTGGCAGCCGACTGGCGGAGGTGGCGGCGCAGCAGTGGCGGCCTCGGCCTTCCCATGCTCTTCTTCAGCGACCGGAGGGAGGTGGTGGTGTGGGTCGAGGGTCGGGGATGGCTGTCGATCTGCTGGCTGTGTGCCCGGCGGACTCAATGCCTGGAGTCTGGCGGGCGGCGCGGGATGGGCAGTGGCCTGGTGTGGCTGTTGCTCCGGCCGTGGAGGGATCCACGGCAGCTTGGCATGTCTGCTGCGGCGGCGTCTGACATGTTTCGGCGTCGGTTCGTCCATAGGCGGCGTGCGGCGGACTTCGATTCCTCTCCCCGTCGCCCACGCACCACTTCTGTCAAAGGACTGGGCTTTTCTCAGCTGTGATATATCGCCCGTCTCGCGCCCGGTGGCAGGACCGCACCCGTCTCGCACCCGGCAGCGGGATGGGCCGATGGCGGCCAGTTGGGGGCAGCTCAGGGATGCGGAAGGCGGGGCCTTTCCACCCGTCTCTATAGGTGGCGTGGCGCTGAGTAACTGGTGAGGTGGCgtcgaggtcttggatgccggggcggcggccctggtggtggtttgACGGTGCTCATGGGCAAAGTTCATGCCTTGGTGCTGCCCAGTGaccatggtcgtgtgggcggcatggtcgccggggtgtggcgttcggtggcggtgagtatAGGTCGGGGTGAAAATCTGTTCTATCTTCGGACAGATCGGCGGAGGCGAAGctcgctcccttcttgaaggcgtcgtcgcggtcaTCATTACCCGTCGCGTTGCTCTAGGGGAAACTCTGACTCTcgggtcgggcggtggcggcgctccggtgtcgtatccttcGTGAAGGCACCGCCTTGAAGCCCACGGTTCGTCATATGCAGCTTCATCTCTTCGCGGTGGCGTGTTCGCGGTCGAGGACCCGGATGCTCTTGTAGTGCttggggtggtgttgctgcgctcagtgcTTATGTATCTTGCCTTGgatgtgtgcgtgtgttgtggtggcgtgCGTTTGTACTGGATTGCTGTTGGTcgatgctttatatataaaacgggGTGAAAGTCTTTTTCGGTAAATGTGATACTATTGGTCTAGTAGTCCAAAAGAAGAGTCCTCGGCCGCGATGGCATCCACGATCCCAGCTACTACCTCAACATGGACTGAAAAACAGTGGGAACCATACGAGGGTGTCGTGAGAAGCAGCTAGCCGGTGTGCAATGCATACAAGCGTCTATGGATCGTGCCCACTGTTTTACATCCATGCATGCATGCCTAATCAAGCAGTGGCATGTGGTTAGTGCTGGTGTGTCAATCAAGTCCTAAAATAATGCAGTGTTGTCCACTGCCAAGAGGTGGAATtaacaaaaagaaaaatatatataGGACAACGAGGCATGCATGTGATGGTATTATACAATTAGCGACGTATCACGTGAAGCCATGTGGACAGGCAGTTTCGTCCCGGCCGTCTTCTCGGTCTCTCAGGTCTGTTTCTAGCTGACTCATGCGTGGAAAATACTAGTAGTACTGTAGCTAGGTGAGCTGCCGGATAGTGTTACAGAGTTTGTTCACATGGATGGATTAAGTTTGGCACATGTTCCAGCGGATGCGCATAATTTGGGCATAATCTGCAGGGATCGATACGAAAGAACAAATCGGTACCATTATTAGCTAGGCAGCTAGCCGTCTGAGCCAGCAAATATGTTTGGATCCATTGAAGATTGgtgtaagagcatctacagtcgagCCCTCAAATGCCTGCGGACGCGATTGGGCACGTCCACGGACAGTTACCAGCCACGTCTTAAATATTTTATTTTACAAACGGACGTGAAACCTAATCTAAGCATAGCTCGCCCGGTTCCGCCGCGCTCATGTCCGGCAGCCGGCTGTGCTCCCCAAAATGTTAGTTCGGTCGCCAGCAAGGTAGAGTAAGGCATGGGACACGAGCCGGCTCACGGCACTCAAGGCGCCGCCGTCTCCCATGCCCTGCTCTTCCTCGTCAGAGCCCGGAACCTAAACGGTGCCGATGGAcgtcagatcgatgatggatccgtccTGGGACGAGCCGGCGACATCCACCACGACGCGGTTGCGGCGCCCGGACTTGTGCACCATACGATGCGCCGGAGAATGCGACTCCGCCTCGCCGACGTCCACCGTCGCTAGGACTGCCGCCACATCCTGCGCTCGCTGCCTCGCACGGCGGGCGCAGCCACGCCATGTTTTCGTCGGACGACGCCCATGGTGCGTATGTGGCCTTGGCACCCCAACAGAGGGGTTGCGCGTCCACCACCGTACTCGGACGCCAGACGGACCGCACTGCCTCCCGTGAGGCAACGATGGCACACCTAGCGCCAgatccatgcgccatttgggcTGACAGAATGGATTCCAGACGGAATGAGTCCGTGCGAGAGCCTCCTCCCGGGAGCGGCGGAGCGCAAGCCAGACGGCCATCTCGTCCTCGGGCCCGATGGAATAAGTTCAGGGTCGACGGATTTGAAGGTGGAGGACTCGGATATACTCTCTGCCATGCCGGAGATCGCCGGACGGTAACTTGGGTGGCAGAGGAGAGTGAAGAAGAATGGAGTGAAGTGACTAAGATTTGGTCCGGCAAGCGGATGGGAGGAAATGTATGTGGGGTTGGGTGGGCCAGCGTATAGGCCGGGTCCGACGTGGTGGACTCGCCCAGGTGCCCCCATATACGCCTCATTTTGGGCTGGATACGAGGGGTGCCGGTTAGTCGGGCCGTTTGAGACCCATCTGACGCTCGTCTGGGTCGCATTTTCGTGATCGGTCGGTGACGAATCCGCCCGTCCAAACGTTTGAGGCGAGTTTGGGATGCtccgctgtagatgctctaagtatATATGCAATATATCGGCCGATCGACCTATAAAGCCCTTCCGGGGCGCGCATGGCATCACCGTCGTAATTATCCAGATGCAAATTCTTCCTCTTTCCGTGGCCAAGAGATCCTGGATATAGATAGATCCATGGATGAAGAAGGCTGAAGATCCGGCCTTCCGGCGACAGAGAAGGTTCCCCTGCCCTGTGGTTCATATGTGCACCCTGCTACAGCACAGCCCGTCCGTCCAGCCCGTCTCTAGTGACCACTGATCGACCATCGCAATGCCTGGTGCACGACGACCGTACAAAGGAGCCACCATCCGGCCGTCACACTCACCGTACGTAACAGGACCTCTCTCTCATTTGGACGCTGCCTGCAGAATCAAAAGAGAACCCCGTCGTAGCCGCAAAGGGCACTTGATTCCTGGCCGGCCGGCGTCCTTTCCTTTGATACACGACTAATCAAACACTATCCACAGAAGATGCACATCTCCACATTTCAATCCGATCGAGATAAGGGCATCTCCCCTCAAACCACCTGCGACCATCCGCATCACGAACCGCGCGGTTCGAACGTATTTTGCCGTCTAACATGGATCTGTATCGGTCCGCGGGCCGGTCCGGACGTGTTTTTTCCACAAACCAGAGATAAACTAGAGGACTTTACGGGTGTCTGGACCGCTGTCATGTCCGCTCCTGACTATCCTGATTCACCAAAAAAACCTCTTGGACCGCATGCTTTCCCGCCCGAAGCTAGCTGCCGCATTCACGCCGCTTTAGAACGGCCGCTCTGCATTGACACTGGCCCGGAACGGATGAGACCGCTCTCGTTCGCGCCAACATTGAAGCGACTCGCcggccgagggcaccgcccgcgccACGCCCCCCGGTCTTCCCACCTGTTCAATGCCAGAGAGACGATTACTAGACAGGATGAGACGGATAGCCGCGTGTCCTACGCGCCGCCAATGAACTTTCGGACGCGCCGGTGGGACTATGAGAGCGTCGGCCTCTCCATTACCATCGTGGACCTCATGATcgcggactcctccgaggatgagtagagcATGCGAGGCGTCAAGGCGTTGTGTCCCAAGTAGGCCGGTCTGTTACCCATGTTCTACTTTGTCTCACCGGAGACTGCACCTTCACTCCATGGGTCTTGTCGTCGCCGCTCATGAAGATGGCACATGGAGGACGCGGTCTACGAATGCCGCCAGTCTAGTTTTAGGTCCCTCTTTTTTAAATGGTCTGAAATGTAATGAATGTGCTTCGGTTTGTATGAATAACATCCCGTTTGCATTTGTCTGGTTTGTTTAAACTTGGTTCAAAATGCATGCGGATATTGTTGGATGACCGGCTCCCGCATCCATGTCCACATACTGGTACTCTTTGTTTACGGACAGATGCGGGAGGAAGTGTAGGGGTCAGCGTTCGAGATGCCCTAAATACACAACGTCGATGTTCCTGGTTTCCCCTGCACCACAAATTTGTGCTACCAAACTGACGTTGACATGTGAGGCCTAGATCAGCGCGAGCGAGCGACGAGGAACCTGCCGAATATTCAACCTCGCGCATCTGAAAATACATATTAGTACAACTGGTTTGTTTAATCCGTGTGCCATTGTGTATAAACACCCACGACCCCCTCTCGTTCCTTCATTCTTCTCCTCACACTTTACCATCtcccgctccctctctctctcgttcccTCTCTGTTCTGCTCGGCCCGTCGGCCATTGCCGCTAACCAAGCTTGAGGGCAGCGATGAGGAACTCGGTGTCGGATCAGAGCTTCGCCATGGAGAGCGACGACGAGGAGCACCAGCTGGGCGGcagcgaggaggagtcggacgggtCGTCGTCGTGCGGGAGCCCGCGGCCGCGGGTGGTCGAGGCCGCCGGCGGTGGCCACCCTGGCTCCTACGCCAGCCACCAGTGGCCGCAGAGCTACAGGTGCGTGCGTACGCAGCGGTGGCCACACCCAGCTGCATCATGCAGAGCTTCTTCTTTATCCTTCTAATAACATTTCCTTGTTAATCAGTAGTGCTATTTTTGCATATGCATCTCAAACATTCCTGACCATGTATAAAATACTACGTATTtataaaaatctcaccaatcagcaTTATGGTAACATTTTCTGTTAAGCAGCAtttacgtactgtattgttgcgatAAGCATATGAATTTGACACATCGAAATAACGAGATGTTTGAAATTTTAGCCTTAATCAGGAGAGATTCTAAACACAACTCTATGCACATCACTAGTTTCTAAGTCCAGGCCAGGGAGGACCCACGAGCAGACGAAACTGCGGATGGCGTGTGCGAGTGTAGGGGGGCATTGACATGTGGGCCTCACAGCGGCTGGTGGGCCACGTTTTGTTCGTTTGCTAGATGTCTCTGTGCGCGTGGGTCCATGGTGGATAGGTCTGCCGACGTGGCAACTTCAGTTGGTCTCATCATCTGTCGAAGCAAATGTACTTATTACACTTAGAGTGAAGATCAGAACAAAGAGTTAGTATCATTTTTGTTTGTTTCTTTTCATGAGAAACTGATCGGGTTAACTCAGATTTTTTTTGTTCTTGATCCATTTGCTCTGCATAAAATTTACGAAGAGATGTTCTGCTGCACAATCTCCATGCACGATTCAGTAACAACAGTTGCGATCTTCTTTGGTTTGGCGTTGCAGGCAGTCGATGGACATTTACAGCAGCGTGCAGTCGCCGAGCCTGAGTGGGTTCCTGGGCACGCCCACGCTCAGCAGGCTCTCCAGCTCCTTCCTCGCCACCTCCTTCCGGGGGAAGCAACCACCGGAGATCGTCAAGCCGCTCCTGCCCACCACCCTGATCGCCGCCACCGAAGATGACCATGTCGATGATGCCCGGAAGAGCTCTCACCACTACCTGCCGCCGTCGAGGAAGGCGTCATCCCTGTTCAAGATCCCCGAGGACCAAAAGCCTGCTGGCGGTGGGGGTGGCCATGAGGTGGGGCCCTACCGTCAGTGCTCCTACACCCAGGGCGTCATGAACGGTACATACATATCTTCTTTTATTTGCACACACAAATAAAAAACCTCACAAGAGAAGGCAGAGTGCTCTTGCATTTCATCAAGCAGAACAAAATTAGCATGTTTACAGTGGTACCAGCCAAAAAAACATTATGATGGACAGTATCATTTGAAATGATGCTGCATTGCTTTATGAACTTAGGTGTAAGGGAAAACAGTTAAGAAGAGTTGTAGAtaatgtttttttttttgaaaaggaggataactcttggcctctgcatcagaatgatgcatgcggccatagaGTCGTAGAGAATGTAGGCTGCAAGTTCATCAAACTAAGGTTCGACGTCGTTCTGATGATGTGTAATTAGCCATTTTCAGTTGGATAAAAAACAAAGTTTGAGGTTGTCCTTTTTCACCAATGTGAGAAAAATATATACTCACAAGAAAAATACTCCTACAAATTTATATACATGTCAATTTCAAAATGGAATTTAGTTTGGCTAGTTAAGTTGTTAGCAGGGGAGGATACATAAGTCAATTTAAGAGATCCCATCTGGCATCTGCAACCTAGGATGCTCACACTGGATAACATGCATGCCATGACAAAAAGATGCCACATTTGCTGAACCTGGACGCACACCCCACATGCTGACACCCAGGTGCAATGTACAGATTCTGTCCAAGAACGATTTCCCACAGCTGTAGTGTTAATAATATAACACCTAGAATTGCAGATTAGCCCATCAGATTCCGGTCAATTCCCTGTGATGTAGACGTGCACCACATGGCTGATGGGCCAGTACAGCAGTGTCATGTGAGCCgggaacatggtcatgatcaatAAAATGATTAACTGGACCATGATTGCAGCCCAGGCATGTTGATTGAGATCTGTCAGGAGAAAGAGGAACCTTGTCCTAATCAATCATGCAATTTACTAATGACATTCTTAAACCTTTAGATCTTGGGCATCTATCTAGTCATGTGGATATCGAATTGTCAGTGTCAGCACCATTATTTATAACAGGTCTCTGTCTGCCATTTGTATGGGACCCTGCTTCTTTCCATTAGCAGGGTAAGATAGCGACTGTTAATTTAGTAAGGCACTGTCTTTGCTTAGCAACTAAAACTGGATGACAAAATACTTAGTAAGGTAAGTCAGTGTCAAGATCACTACTATTTGTTTGGGACTTGTCTCTTTCCACTGGTAATTTACTAAGGCACTGCCTTTGATTAGCAACTAAAACAAAGGCGATTCGAATTGTAAGCCAAAACCAAGGCGATTATGTCTGAACTTCTACCAAAAAAAGGATTGACACTGAACATTTTGTGTGTCTAGTATTAGCTGATTTAAAGATTAATTATTTTTCAAATTGAAAGTTTCACTTGTAACTTGTATGAAGTTTGAACATTCGAACTACTAATTTTGCAAATGGAAAATTTCGATTTATCAAGATTCCAACTGAAATTATTTCAAATTTTAAGTCAAAGCTAAGTCCTGTTTTCAGCAACTACATAATTTGGAAGCCAAGCTTACTGTTTTCATCCTGCACGGTTTAGGACCTCTGGATCTCAAATCATTGTCTGTCACTTGCAGGAGTGAATGTCTTGTGTGGTGTGGGGATCCTGTCAACACCTTATGCCGTCAGGCAGGGTGGCTGGCTTGGGCTGGTGATACTGGCCGTGCTCGCCGTGCTGGCGTGGTACACCGGCGTGCTCCTCCGGCGCTGCCTCGACAGCAAGGAAGGCCTCGAGACCTACCCGGACATTGGCCACGCCGCATTCGGCACGCCTGGTCGCATTGTCATCTCGGTATAATTTAGTTTCATTTCAGTATTACAGAGTACAGTAGAGGATGGTCTTGTGTTAACTCTTGACTCTTTTGTTTTTGCCACCTGCAGATAATCCTGTACATGGAACTGTATGTAAGTACTTCTCATGAAACATTTTCTTGCTGATTTAGAAATATTAGTTCTACAGAATAAAATTACTAGATGCTCTGTTTTATGGTGTGCATAATACTCTAACCAGTATACATAAACTTCTCTAGAAGTATAATATTTTTCACAAGGCATGTTTTTTTTTCTTGAACAATGATGCTGTTTATAAGCATATCAACTGCTCTTAATCTTTCCCTGCAGGCTTGTTGCATTGAGTATCTGATACTGGAGAGTGACAATCTATCAAAGTTGTTCCCCAATGCACACCTGACTGTATGGGGATTCAGCCTGGATGCCCATGTGCTATTCGCAATCCTTACCACGCTCGTTGTCATGCCGACAACTTGGCTTCGCGACCTCAGTTGTCTAAGCTTCATTTCAGGTATCAATCCATTCATCTTCTGCTCGTGTGTTTCATTTGACCAAATATGTGATCTCATCTTGTGATTCTGAATTCTGTAGCTGGAGGAGTAATCGCGTCGATCGTCATCGTCGCCTGCCTCTTTTGGGCAGGGCTTGTTGATCATGTCGGCGTCAACAAGAGCGAAGGGACGGCACTGAACCTCCCTGGAATCCCCATTGCCATTGGCTTGTATGGGTACTGCTACTCAGGGCATGGGGTGTTCCCTAACATCTACTCTTCTCTCAAGAAAAGCAACCAATTCAACGCCGTTCTTTTCACATGGTAACCACACCAAAACCACTGTATGTAAACCACAACATTGTTTGAGCAATCCATGATATCAGGAGGGGTTTTGTTTGTTGTCAGCATCGCGTTATCTACGGTTCTGTTCGCGGGTGCCGCGGTCATGGGGTACATAATGTTTGGCGAAACAACGGAGTCTCAGTTCACACTGAACATGCCCCCAAATCTTATGTCTTCCAAGATTGCAGTCTGGACTACGGTACAATTTCTTGTCTACATTAGCAAATTAAGTTCATATGGTTCATTTCTTGATGGTGTACAATTTTGTTCTGTTATGAAATGGCTCTTTGTTTCAGTGTAATTTTAGGTTTCTTTCTCTAGCATGTTTACATAACATATTAAATACATAGGGTCCCTTTTTGTGAGGCAAAAAAGCACATCATGCTGACAGTATCTTTCAGGTGACAAATCCAATAACCAAATATGCACTTACTATGACTCCTCTTGCCCTGAGTTTGGAAGAGCTGCTTCCTCTGAATAGACAGACGTACGGGAACGTAATTATGCTCAGATCAGCACTAGTGTTGTCTTCCCTTGGTGTTGCTCTATCTGTTCCATTCTTTGGTAAATATTTTCATCACTACTTATCATTTCAATAAAAATGATCCTTTAGTTAAATCTTGCTCATTTTCCTAATTTTCTGATTTAAATTGATTTTGCCGTGCCTTTATAGGACTTGTGATGTCCCTAGTTGGGTCTCTTCTCACCATGTTTGTGGTAAGTTGTTCTTCTGAATTTTAGTGTCGTTTGTTTGTTGTTGGTCATGAGATGGCTAACTGCGGCAGTGCCATTTGTTTGTTGATTATTGTGGCTAACACATGACACTTTTTAGGCGTATATTCTACCTTGCGCATGCTTTTTGGCCATCCTAAGGAGTACAGTGACTTGGTATCAGGTAAAAAGTTGTTTCTTAGTTTGAACACTtagcttttttttagaaaaggaggaatacccccggcctctgcatctggacggtgcatacggtcactttattgattattaacacaagaccttacaaagtcgtacaacagtaagaccaaagccaccatcttcgcaacctctgtcgctactcctatctaactgatgaaggggcgctgatggtctgggcctaataccaaacagacctcgcagccaaacctaacatctgagacctgaggtcccaaccaggactccttccgggtatgggcacccaccagtccggcgtgctcgtCAACCAGGccccctgccgggtatgaggccgccgcagccacgtaccatcaatccatcttcagagttgaaCTGTTGCATGAACCGTGCTAGGCCtcactgccatcgacgccaccacgacgccagacagcgccacCATCCTGCactcgtccatcatcacacgcctACCGGCGAGacccccgctgctccatgccgctgagacccgccgttgtcgacgtgccagatgccacgccgctcctcctcttgtcccctccagccaACACTTGCTCCAAAACAATGCCCCCAGGAGGGAGAACGACATCGAAACGTCGCCATCGTCCGATCCGATAGATCCAGATCAAGGGTTTCCCCTGGAGCCTTTCGATCAGGTTGAcgtgacctgcaacgacgatgcctcgagaagggaacgacgtccgagacgccgccatcgtccgccatgaccgcaGTCAGACACGATTTTCACCGGAGGCCACGGCGTCCCGATCTCGCGGTTGGCTGGAACGGAGCCCTCCGCCGAACCGGTGACGTTGCCGCCGATCCGATCCCACCGCCGTGCGACGCCCCGATGGAGAACCCGATCTAGATCGAAGACGACCTCGACCGAAACCCTGCCACCAGCACCGCCACACCGCGCCACCTCCTCCTAGCCCAGTCGCCGCCGGATCCAGCCGTCCCCGCCTCCGGGAGACCAGCCGGACGAGGCGCCCCTTGTCCCCGATCTGacggcccgcgccgccgccacgaAGGCCAGAGGAAGGAGGgactgccccgccgccgcccgcgtcgcGCGGGCTTGGCCCGGCGGGCgcactccggcggcggcgagggggaggcgacgctggggaggcggcggcggcggcggccgatcgATCTCCCGAGGCGCGCGCGCGGAGCGCGCCGCGGGAGCGGGCTCAAACTAAGTAGCTACAAAGACCATATGTTGTGACCGGCTGCCAAGGTCTTGAACACTTAGCTATATTATTAGAACATAACAAGATTAAATATGATTTCTAATGAAAAGGAAAAGAGGTGCACATATGGGAGAATCGAGGATTGAAATTCATGTATGATGCATAGTTGGTTCATAAATTTTAAATACACATAATTTTC is a window of Triticum dicoccoides isolate Atlit2015 ecotype Zavitan chromosome 2B, WEW_v2.0, whole genome shotgun sequence DNA encoding:
- the LOC119361966 gene encoding amino acid transporter AVT1C-like, with protein sequence MRNSVSDQSFAMESDDEEHQLGGSEEESDGSSSCGSPRPRVVEAAGGGHPGSYASHQWPQSYRQSMDIYSSVQSPSLSGFLGTPTLSRLSSSFLATSFRGKQPPEIVKPLLPTTLIAATEDDHVDDARKSSHHYLPPSRKASSLFKIPEDQKPAGGGGGHEVGPYRQCSYTQGVMNGVNVLCGVGILSTPYAVRQGGWLGLVILAVLAVLAWYTGVLLRRCLDSKEGLETYPDIGHAAFGTPGRIVISIILYMELYACCIEYLILESDNLSKLFPNAHLTVWGFSLDAHVLFAILTTLVVMPTTWLRDLSCLSFISAGGVIASIVIVACLFWAGLVDHVGVNKSEGTALNLPGIPIAIGLYGYCYSGHGVFPNIYSSLKKSNQFNAVLFTCIALSTVLFAGAAVMGYIMFGETTESQFTLNMPPNLMSSKIAVWTTVTNPITKYALTMTPLALSLEELLPLNRQTYGNVIMLRSALVLSSLGVALSVPFFGLVMSLVGSLLTMFVAYILPCACFLAILRSTVTWYQVILCVFIIVVGLCCAGVGTYSSLSKIIQNYQ